A single Herpetosiphonaceae bacterium DNA region contains:
- the cas2e gene encoding type I-E CRISPR-associated endoribonuclease Cas2e translates to MTVIILERVPTSVRGELTRWMLEVQAGVFVGTLSALVRDLLWEYICDKMREGAGALIHQTNNEQGFAMRVCGRTSRQLRDFDGLQLIQIPI, encoded by the coding sequence ATGACCGTGATCATTTTGGAGCGGGTGCCGACCAGCGTGCGCGGCGAGTTGACCCGCTGGATGCTCGAAGTCCAGGCAGGCGTGTTCGTGGGAACCCTCTCAGCGCTGGTGCGCGACCTGCTGTGGGAATATATCTGCGACAAGATGCGCGAGGGGGCAGGGGCGCTCATTCATCAGACGAATAACGAGCAAGGCTTTGCGATGCGCGTGTGTGGCAGAACCAGCCGTCAGCTTCGAGACTTCGACGGCCTTCAGTTGATCCAAATCCCGATATAA
- a CDS encoding IS1182 family transposase, whose amino-acid sequence MTLYPHAIPPVPEVTAAAVQSAFPKGNLYVDRRAEFGTLFDDRLFADLYPVGGRPVEVAPWRLALVVVMQYIEGLTDRQAADAVRRCIDWKCALSLDLADPGFDFTLLHDFRERLLAVDAAQRLLDTFLTACKASGLIKARGTQRTDSTHVLAAVRTLHHLEVVLETMRCALNRLTVADPAWIQAHIPEAWFQRYGLRAEQSRLPKATTQREALGQLIASDGYQLLTWVWDAESPPQLHALPAVEILRQVWMQQCSWCTIPGHETIQLRALSDKPPSAQLIQSPYDLEARSSSKRDTHWVGYKVHLSETCDAGRPDLITQVLTTAATTQDRSVGPLIQQALADRDLLPGTHLLDSGYVDADLLVSAQVQHQIDVVGPPFGSYSWQRRAGNGYDLQAFVLDWEGQVATCPQGQRSVKWTPGRDVSGDPVIRIRFGLAPCRACPVRHLCTATKRAPRQLTVRPQSYHIAIQQARQRQATADVQARYALRAGVESSIAQATRRFDLRHCRYLGIARTHLQQVVTAVAINLVRVIAWLWNEPLDERRRGAGHFAQLAPRPLSRRAMLC is encoded by the coding sequence ATGACGCTGTATCCACACGCTATTCCCCCCGTTCCTGAAGTGACGGCAGCTGCGGTCCAGAGCGCCTTTCCCAAAGGGAATCTCTACGTCGATCGGCGGGCCGAGTTTGGCACCCTCTTTGATGATCGGCTCTTTGCCGATCTGTATCCGGTCGGCGGGCGTCCGGTCGAAGTTGCCCCCTGGCGGCTCGCGCTCGTCGTGGTCATGCAATACATCGAGGGGCTGACCGATCGGCAGGCGGCCGATGCGGTGCGACGGTGCATTGATTGGAAATGTGCGCTCAGCCTGGACCTCGCCGATCCCGGCTTTGATTTCACCCTCCTCCATGATTTTCGCGAACGGCTCCTCGCTGTCGACGCCGCCCAGCGTCTGCTGGATACGTTCCTGACAGCCTGCAAAGCCAGCGGTCTGATTAAGGCGCGTGGCACGCAGCGGACGGATTCCACGCATGTCCTAGCTGCGGTGCGCACGCTGCATCACCTGGAAGTGGTGCTGGAAACCATGCGCTGCGCCCTCAACCGCCTGACCGTGGCTGATCCCGCCTGGATTCAGGCTCACATCCCTGAGGCGTGGTTTCAACGCTATGGTCTGCGGGCGGAGCAGTCCCGCCTGCCCAAAGCAACCACGCAACGAGAAGCGCTGGGGCAGCTGATTGCAAGCGATGGGTATCAGCTCCTGACGTGGGTCTGGGACGCCGAGAGTCCTCCGCAGTTGCACGCGCTCCCGGCGGTCGAGATTCTGCGGCAGGTCTGGATGCAGCAATGCTCCTGGTGCACCATTCCTGGTCACGAAACCATCCAGTTGCGCGCGCTGAGTGACAAACCGCCGTCCGCGCAGTTGATTCAATCACCCTATGATCTGGAAGCCCGCTCTAGCAGCAAGCGTGACACCCATTGGGTCGGCTACAAAGTCCACCTCAGTGAAACCTGTGATGCCGGTCGGCCGGATCTGATTACCCAGGTGCTCACCACAGCGGCAACGACCCAAGATCGCAGCGTTGGGCCGCTGATTCAGCAGGCGCTGGCAGACCGCGATCTCCTGCCGGGCACCCATCTCCTCGATAGTGGCTATGTCGATGCGGACTTGCTGGTCTCGGCCCAGGTGCAGCACCAGATTGATGTCGTTGGGCCACCGTTTGGCTCGTATAGCTGGCAGCGCCGCGCCGGGAACGGCTATGACCTCCAGGCGTTTGTGCTTGATTGGGAAGGCCAAGTTGCCACCTGTCCGCAGGGACAGCGCAGCGTCAAATGGACGCCGGGCCGCGATGTATCGGGCGATCCGGTGATTCGGATTCGCTTTGGGCTAGCACCCTGCCGCGCCTGTCCGGTGCGTCACCTGTGTACGGCGACCAAACGTGCGCCACGCCAGCTCACCGTACGCCCGCAAAGCTACCACATCGCGATCCAGCAGGCGCGCCAACGGCAAGCGACGGCCGACGTTCAGGCGCGCTATGCGTTACGGGCTGGCGTGGAAAGCAGTATTGCCCAGGCAACGCGACGGTTTGATCTGCGTCACTGTCGCTATCTTGGCATCGCTCGAACGCACCTCCAACAGGTGGTCACGGCGGTGGCAATCAATCTGGTGCGGGTGATTGCCTGGTTGTGGAATGAGCCGTTGGACGAACGCCGACGGGGAGCCGGGCACTTTGCCCAGCTTGCTCCTCGCCCACTCTCGCGCAGAGCCATGCTCTGTTAA
- a CDS encoding helix-turn-helix domain-containing protein, producing the protein MSDSHPTDDDLTGGAAARLLGVTRQQVNRLAHEGKLPARQIAGRYWVFKRADVEAYKMKEKSKGGRPKKGESRRNDLIADDEDPSSR; encoded by the coding sequence ATGTCAGACAGTCACCCTACTGATGATGATTTGACTGGCGGCGCGGCTGCCCGGTTGTTAGGCGTGACTCGCCAACAGGTCAATCGGCTTGCTCATGAAGGCAAGCTCCCAGCCCGTCAAATTGCCGGACGGTATTGGGTGTTTAAGCGTGCGGACGTTGAAGCTTATAAGATGAAGGAAAAGAGCAAAGGGGGACGCCCGAAGAAGGGGGAGTCACGCCGGAATGACCTCATCGCCGATGATGAAGATCCTTCGTCGAGGTGA
- a CDS encoding MFS transporter: MGITDEEHPILIARRYVQSLRQLQPDLGRYFLAVALLGFAVDGGVYAVLLNLFLARLGYGPAVIGLVNAAGMVVFALVSLPAGIVGERWGSQRIMLWGVGLLVAGALLLPLADLLPVAARLPWLITMIICLYLGLALAFVNTAPLLLALVAPHQRNHAYATQTALLGLASFMGSLLGGLVPTGVSFLMGVSLDQPMPYRYGLMVAGVAVIPGLLALARIQPGTVPALPAVPTGAPGARAATSIRGLLALIALVRVLQIAGLAVISTFSNLYLDAALHVPTAQIGVLLAMGRLVSVPAALSSAALSSRFGNRTVVIGASLATAVGMLPIVLIPHWAAAGLSLLIVSGLSGVRYAASMVYFLDLVPPHRRATTAGVTEMAAGICFTALTFGGGYIITLLGYRALFLLGATLTGLSAVVFWVLFRGRQGHPRPDDRW, from the coding sequence ATCGGTATCACAGATGAGGAGCACCCGATCCTGATTGCCCGTCGCTATGTACAGAGCCTGCGCCAGCTACAGCCCGATCTGGGGCGCTACTTCCTAGCGGTCGCGCTGCTGGGCTTCGCCGTCGACGGCGGCGTCTATGCGGTGCTGCTCAACCTGTTCCTCGCCCGGCTCGGCTACGGGCCGGCGGTGATCGGCCTGGTGAACGCCGCTGGTATGGTGGTCTTTGCGCTGGTCAGCCTGCCCGCGGGCATCGTCGGTGAGCGCTGGGGCAGCCAGCGGATCATGCTCTGGGGCGTGGGGCTGCTGGTGGCGGGCGCGCTGCTGCTGCCGCTGGCCGATCTGCTGCCGGTGGCGGCGCGCCTGCCCTGGCTGATCACCATGATCATCTGCCTCTACCTTGGCCTGGCCCTCGCCTTCGTCAACACCGCGCCCCTGCTCCTTGCCTTGGTCGCACCCCACCAGCGCAATCACGCCTACGCGACCCAGACGGCGCTGCTCGGCCTCGCATCCTTCATGGGCAGCCTGCTGGGCGGCCTCGTGCCGACCGGGGTGAGCTTCCTCATGGGGGTGTCGCTCGACCAGCCGATGCCCTACCGCTACGGGCTGATGGTGGCGGGGGTGGCCGTCATCCCGGGCCTGCTGGCCCTCGCCCGCATCCAGCCGGGTACCGTCCCCGCGCTGCCAGCCGTGCCGACAGGGGCACCTGGTGCCCGGGCCGCGACCTCGATCCGGGGGCTGCTCGCGCTGATCGCGCTGGTGCGGGTCTTGCAGATCGCTGGCCTGGCCGTGATCAGCACCTTCAGCAACCTCTACCTCGACGCCGCGCTCCACGTGCCGACGGCACAGATCGGGGTGCTGCTGGCCATGGGGCGCTTGGTCAGCGTGCCAGCGGCGCTGAGCAGTGCTGCCCTGAGCAGCCGGTTCGGCAACCGCACGGTGGTGATCGGCGCGTCGCTGGCAACGGCGGTGGGCATGCTTCCGATCGTGCTCATCCCCCACTGGGCCGCCGCGGGGCTCAGCCTGCTGATCGTCTCGGGGCTGTCGGGCGTGCGCTACGCGGCCTCGATGGTCTACTTCCTGGACCTGGTTCCGCCGCACCGGCGCGCCACGACCGCCGGCGTGACCGAGATGGCGGCCGGGATCTGCTTCACGGCGCTCACCTTCGGCGGCGGCTATATCATCACCCTGCTCGGCTACCGCGCCCTGTTTTTGCTCGGCGCGACCCTCACCGGCCTGAGCGCGGTGGTCTTCTGGGTCCTGTTTCGCGGACGGCAGGGGCACCCTCGCCCGGACGACCGTTGGTAA
- the cas6e gene encoding type I-E CRISPR-associated protein Cas6/Cse3/CasE, with the protein MLYLSRLMLNVRDRNVRRDLADVQQLHRTILRAFPSVPEGVSAREHFGILFRAEPVTDQPLVVRVLVQSTHTPDWSHLLTGYLAPPADDRPNPAVRQLLDYDHVVAGMTLRFRLRANPTQRIGKGNLEQDVKWRGKRVELRREADQLTWIGRKAEQGGFRLLSIATRPDLADVRISPQAKVVGARSKDPIRKPMTFGAVLFEGLLQVQDRDRFRQTLIAGIGSGKAYGFGLMSIGTSRGGVT; encoded by the coding sequence ATGCTGTACCTATCACGTCTCATGCTCAACGTGCGGGATCGCAACGTCCGCCGCGATCTCGCCGATGTCCAGCAGTTGCACCGGACGATCCTGCGTGCGTTTCCCAGCGTGCCGGAAGGCGTGTCGGCACGGGAGCACTTTGGCATCCTGTTTCGCGCCGAACCAGTGACCGATCAGCCGCTGGTGGTGCGGGTGTTGGTGCAATCGACACACACGCCCGACTGGTCGCATCTGCTGACGGGCTACCTTGCGCCACCCGCCGACGATCGACCGAATCCCGCCGTTCGTCAGCTCCTTGACTACGATCACGTGGTAGCGGGCATGACGCTGCGCTTCCGGCTGCGCGCCAACCCAACGCAGCGAATCGGGAAGGGCAATCTGGAGCAGGATGTGAAGTGGCGCGGCAAGCGCGTCGAGCTGCGGCGGGAAGCAGATCAGCTTACGTGGATCGGACGCAAGGCGGAGCAGGGCGGCTTTCGGCTGCTGTCGATCGCCACGCGCCCCGACCTGGCGGATGTACGGATCAGCCCGCAGGCCAAGGTTGTGGGGGCACGGAGCAAAGATCCCATTCGCAAGCCGATGACCTTCGGCGCGGTCCTGTTTGAAGGGCTGCTCCAGGTGCAGGATCGTGACCGCTTTCGGCAGACGCTGATTGCCGGGATCGGCAGCGGCAAGGCGTATGGCTTTGGCCTGATGTCGATCGGCACGTCGCGTGGAGGTGTGACGTGA
- the cas1e gene encoding type I-E CRISPR-associated endonuclease Cas1e, translated as MSNHNLRMLPKVRDSWSYLYAERCRVDQDDKAISLHDQQGKTAVPCSALTLLMLGPGTTITHAAIRTLADNGCTVLWTGESGVRLYAQGLGETRSAQRLLHQARLCSNPAFRLKVVRRMYEIRFPEPLDPALTLQQIRGKEGIRVRESYAKASRETSVPWSGRSYQRDDWRSADPVNRALSAANSCLYGISHAAILSAGYSPGLGFVHTGKLLSFVYDIADLYKVDITIPAAFQAAKDGEDGVEGRVRRFCRDYFREQRLLNRIIDDIDRVLDVGPLPTEDAFDADAAAPGDLWDPESGGVPGGVNQADLMGDSMP; from the coding sequence GTGAGCAATCATAACCTGCGGATGCTGCCCAAAGTGCGCGATAGCTGGAGCTACCTGTATGCCGAGCGCTGCCGTGTTGATCAGGATGACAAGGCCATCTCGCTCCATGATCAGCAGGGTAAAACCGCCGTCCCATGTTCGGCGCTCACGCTGTTGATGCTTGGACCTGGCACCACGATCACGCACGCGGCAATTCGGACGCTAGCCGACAACGGCTGTACCGTACTCTGGACCGGCGAAAGCGGCGTGCGCTTGTACGCCCAGGGGTTAGGCGAAACGCGCTCGGCCCAGCGCCTCCTGCACCAGGCGCGGCTCTGCTCGAACCCGGCATTCCGGCTGAAAGTCGTGCGGCGGATGTACGAGATCCGCTTCCCCGAACCGCTCGATCCGGCCTTGACGTTGCAGCAGATCCGTGGCAAAGAGGGTATCCGTGTCCGCGAGTCGTATGCGAAGGCCAGCCGCGAAACGAGCGTGCCGTGGAGCGGTCGCTCCTACCAGCGCGACGATTGGCGATCTGCCGATCCCGTCAACCGGGCGCTCTCTGCGGCGAATAGCTGCCTCTACGGCATCTCGCACGCCGCGATCTTGTCTGCCGGCTACTCGCCGGGACTGGGGTTTGTCCACACGGGCAAATTACTCTCGTTCGTGTATGACATCGCCGACCTCTACAAGGTGGACATCACCATACCGGCAGCCTTTCAAGCGGCCAAGGACGGCGAAGACGGGGTCGAGGGCCGTGTGCGGCGCTTCTGCCGCGATTACTTCCGCGAGCAGCGACTCTTGAATCGCATCATCGACGACATCGATCGGGTGCTTGACGTTGGGCCATTGCCGACCGAGGATGCATTCGACGCTGACGCAGCAGCACCGGGCGACTTGTGGGACCCGGAATCGGGTGGCGTACCGGGCGGGGTCAATCAGGCCGACCTGATGGGAGACAGTATGCCATGA